A genomic stretch from Sulfurimonas sediminis includes:
- the rpsU gene encoding 30S ribosomal protein S21, with amino-acid sequence MPGIVLRPDDNFDAAYRRFKKQVDRNLIVTEARARRFHETETEKRKKFKIASRKKMLKRLYMMRRYESRL; translated from the coding sequence ATGCCTGGTATTGTACTACGTCCAGATGACAACTTTGATGCTGCTTACAGACGTTTCAAAAAACAAGTTGACCGTAACTTAATCGTTACAGAAGCTCGTGCTCGCCGTTTCCATGAAACAGAGACTGAAAAACGTAAAAAGTTCAAAATTGCTTCTCGTAAGAAAATGCTTAAACGTCTTTATATGATGAGACGTTACGAATCACGCCTGTAA
- the cas2 gene encoding CRISPR-associated endonuclease Cas2, whose amino-acid sequence MSSFRVMWLMIMFDLPTKSKKDKKRYHWFHKELEKEGYMMLQYSVYGKIFASSDSAKYGKKRIKDFIDRNIKHGNIRILMFTDKQFSSMEIIIGEESIEEKNEPKQLLLF is encoded by the coding sequence ATGAGTTCTTTTAGAGTTATGTGGCTAATGATAATGTTTGATCTTCCGACAAAAAGTAAAAAAGATAAAAAACGGTACCATTGGTTTCACAAGGAATTGGAAAAAGAGGGATATATGATGTTGCAATATTCTGTATACGGAAAGATTTTTGCTTCTTCTGACTCTGCAAAGTATGGAAAAAAACGTATAAAAGATTTTATAGATAGAAATATAAAGCATGGAAACATACGCATACTGATGTTTACAGATAAACAGTTCTCAAGTATGGAGATAATTATTGGTGAGGAAAGTATTGAAGAAAAGAATGAGCCAAAGCAATTGCTACTCTTTTAA
- a CDS encoding ArsR/SmtB family transcription factor encodes MEKLVQLAKILSDSNRVKIIALLYREKELCVCEICDTLELSQPLVSRHLKQMREAQLVQTKQSGKWIIYSLGKNKILYCFLDTIQEDIANLPKIISCATR; translated from the coding sequence ATGGAAAAATTAGTTCAGCTTGCAAAAATATTATCAGACAGTAACAGAGTAAAAATCATAGCATTGCTTTACAGAGAAAAAGAGCTCTGTGTATGTGAAATCTGTGACACATTAGAGCTCTCACAGCCATTGGTTTCACGCCATTTAAAACAGATGCGTGAAGCCCAACTTGTACAAACAAAACAAAGCGGCAAGTGGATTATTTATTCTCTTGGTAAAAATAAAATTCTGTACTGCTTTTTAGACACAATACAGGAAGACATAGCAAATTTACCAAAAATTATTTCATGTGCCACACGATAG
- a CDS encoding deoxyguanosinetriphosphate triphosphohydrolase family protein, translating into MKPYERFYKIEKDFRNPYARDRDRIIHSGSFRKLEYKTQVFLNHEGDFFRTRLTHSIEVSQIARSIASQLELNESLAEAIALAHDLGHTPFGHVGGDTLDECLKADGFSNGFEHNFQSFRVVTKLEKRYKNFDGLNLTFATLEGILKHSYPYKKPFLPEIIDKQFDLNKHPTYEAMVVDRADEIAYMSHDIDDGVNSGLLTFEDLKESELACEILEKVALEGVGEENDEMFRYRFSSHLINHLVYSLLEYSKQKVAHCEETPIGFEKELETKIKKLKKLLFVKMYQHKNIVRKMYAGKQAVKGLYKGLMEEEKMLPQFYYKQLDVRSKHRVIADYIASMSDRYALNFHNEMYGNI; encoded by the coding sequence TTGAAACCATACGAGCGATTTTATAAAATAGAAAAAGATTTTCGCAATCCTTATGCCCGTGATCGGGACAGAATTATTCACTCCGGGTCATTTAGAAAACTTGAGTACAAAACACAGGTTTTTCTAAACCATGAGGGTGATTTTTTTCGTACACGTTTAACACACTCTATAGAAGTATCTCAGATTGCACGCTCGATAGCATCACAGCTTGAACTGAATGAATCACTGGCCGAAGCAATTGCTCTTGCGCATGATCTCGGGCATACACCTTTTGGACATGTAGGCGGAGATACTCTGGATGAATGCTTGAAAGCTGACGGATTTTCCAACGGATTTGAGCACAATTTCCAATCATTTCGGGTTGTGACCAAACTTGAAAAACGGTATAAAAATTTTGACGGACTCAATCTTACTTTTGCAACACTTGAAGGAATTTTGAAGCACTCTTATCCCTACAAAAAACCCTTTCTCCCAGAAATAATAGACAAACAGTTTGATTTAAACAAGCATCCTACTTACGAGGCTATGGTTGTAGACCGTGCCGATGAAATTGCGTATATGAGCCATGACATAGATGACGGGGTGAACTCCGGACTGCTTACTTTTGAGGATCTCAAAGAGAGCGAACTTGCCTGTGAAATTCTTGAAAAGGTTGCGTTGGAAGGTGTAGGAGAAGAGAATGATGAAATGTTCCGCTACAGATTCAGTTCACATCTCATAAACCATCTGGTCTATTCCCTCCTTGAATACTCAAAGCAAAAAGTTGCGCATTGTGAAGAAACGCCTATAGGTTTTGAAAAAGAGCTTGAAACAAAAATAAAAAAACTCAAAAAGCTTCTATTTGTCAAGATGTATCAGCATAAAAATATAGTTCGAAAAATGTATGCCGGAAAACAGGCTGTCAAAGGACTCTATAAAGGTCTGATGGAAGAAGAAAAAATGCTTCCGCAGTTTTATTACAAGCAGTTGGATGTGCGAAGCAAACACAGGGTTATTGCAGATTATATTGCAAGCATGAGCGACAGGTATGCACTCAATTTTCATAATGAAATGTATGGAAATATTTAA
- a CDS encoding methyl-accepting chemotaxis protein — MTSLFLRMRLVHWVGIVLLLVNTFVFTDNILSQIIQVVIAFVILIHDLDEKINGVDVAKKIIHSLSNFKVDEPITMQLKYSKEYKEMIELINIFTAKVYETKHLASSSQELDKELNYLKTNISLVEKDFLDSENLGKKVLDRLDIITVESDSNLEFSQEVLESLDKVAVKINESVIQMSTLENQIIQTHEGEMLVNENLKSLTENAEDIKNILTIISDISDKTNLLALNAAIEAARAGEHGRGFAVVADEVRKLAESTQKSLTEINASVNVIVQSILDSSNNVEKNAQYTLELVDISKQLQEGLAQARDEVADTHQKSLDDTENSKIIKNEAYESKNLTQEQQQTMSITKSAIQTMKEKAETIEKSVHELVTKVSHI, encoded by the coding sequence ATGACATCACTTTTCCTTCGCATGAGACTTGTCCACTGGGTTGGTATTGTTCTGCTTCTTGTAAATACTTTTGTTTTTACCGATAATATTCTTTCTCAAATTATACAGGTAGTTATTGCTTTTGTTATTTTGATACATGATTTAGACGAAAAAATAAACGGTGTTGATGTTGCTAAAAAAATTATTCATTCCCTCTCTAATTTTAAAGTTGACGAACCTATCACTATGCAATTAAAATACTCAAAAGAGTATAAAGAGATGATTGAACTTATAAACATATTTACTGCAAAAGTCTATGAAACAAAACATTTAGCCTCTTCATCACAGGAACTCGATAAAGAACTCAACTATTTAAAGACAAACATTTCTCTAGTTGAAAAAGATTTTCTCGACTCTGAGAATCTTGGTAAAAAAGTTTTAGATAGGCTTGATATCATTACAGTGGAATCAGACAGTAATTTAGAATTTTCTCAAGAAGTTTTAGAAAGTTTGGACAAGGTAGCTGTAAAAATAAACGAATCTGTTATACAAATGTCTACACTTGAAAACCAAATTATCCAAACACATGAAGGAGAAATGCTTGTGAATGAAAATCTGAAATCACTCACAGAAAATGCAGAAGATATTAAAAATATACTCACGATTATTTCGGACATATCAGATAAAACAAATCTTTTGGCTCTCAATGCCGCTATCGAAGCAGCCCGAGCGGGTGAACATGGGCGTGGATTTGCTGTTGTCGCCGATGAAGTAAGAAAACTTGCAGAAAGTACTCAAAAATCACTCACAGAAATAAATGCAAGTGTCAATGTCATTGTACAAAGCATTTTGGATTCAAGTAATAATGTAGAAAAAAATGCACAATATACATTGGAACTTGTCGACATATCAAAACAACTGCAAGAAGGCTTAGCCCAAGCCAGAGATGAAGTAGCAGATACCCATCAAAAAAGCCTGGATGATACAGAAAATTCTAAAATTATAAAAAATGAAGCCTATGAATCAAAAAACCTGACACAAGAACAGCAGCAAACAATGAGTATTACAAAATCAGCAATCCAAACTATGAAAGAAAAAGCCGAAACGATTGAAAAATCTGTCCATGAGCTTGTAACAAAAGTATCTCATATATAA
- a CDS encoding protein-L-isoaspartate(D-aspartate) O-methyltransferase, with product MDRITATKTARLAQECSAQFPLSEEVKKAIAATNREAFVPTGFKHNAYKLDALPIGANQYISSPLTVAKMTEYLFPRGADRVLEVGCGSGYQAAVLSHLFRGVFTIERIESLILEAKKRFRELGINNVHARTDDGQNGWIQYAPYDRILFSATAKEIPKKLFEQLAEGGILVAPLQKGNKQVITRFIKNGEHIEEEELEECDFVPILDGVLK from the coding sequence TTGGACAGAATAACAGCGACAAAAACAGCCCGTTTGGCACAAGAGTGCAGTGCACAGTTTCCTTTAAGTGAAGAAGTAAAAAAAGCGATTGCGGCTACAAACAGAGAAGCCTTTGTTCCAACTGGTTTTAAGCATAATGCCTATAAACTCGATGCTTTGCCTATAGGGGCCAATCAGTATATCAGCTCTCCTTTGACGGTTGCAAAGATGACGGAGTATCTCTTTCCCCGAGGAGCAGACAGAGTTTTAGAAGTTGGCTGTGGCAGTGGATACCAGGCTGCTGTACTTTCACATCTTTTTCGCGGTGTATTTACCATAGAACGCATAGAATCTTTGATACTTGAAGCAAAAAAAAGGTTTCGTGAGCTTGGTATAAACAATGTCCATGCCCGTACAGATGACGGACAAAACGGCTGGATTCAATATGCGCCTTATGACAGAATTCTTTTTTCTGCAACAGCGAAAGAGATTCCAAAAAAACTCTTTGAACAGTTGGCTGAGGGGGGAATTCTTGTTGCCCCTTTGCAAAAAGGGAACAAACAGGTTATTACCCGTTTTATAAAAAACGGGGAGCATATTGAAGAAGAAGAGCTTGAAGAGTGTGATTTTGTTCCTATACTTGACGGGGTACTCAAGTAG
- a CDS encoding FAD-dependent thymidylate synthase: MEEMYGIKYTKPEVVLLQDTGIGVAETAARTCYDSFGNSENEIVQEIEKVLPDTKMCESLNNIEESQLLDDLAWTYFHHSILEHANLSYLIRGTSRGVLQEHARHRIQAISVRSTRYTMSSLINAFVAAKHSGEREFFIEKVLGFDMFVTADEAYNRLEISAMYEKLDFQSKKVDNFYELAVAKSSLPLLKEFQGKPQKLYDALQTGKKKRNVGDAFKHIITDNVKVDMVVTFNLRSLKNYLTLRDSGAAYFQIRWLAQEMMKVTPKKYLDLIIKKK, encoded by the coding sequence ATGGAAGAGATGTATGGCATAAAGTATACGAAGCCAGAAGTTGTTTTGCTGCAAGATACCGGTATTGGTGTAGCAGAAACAGCTGCGCGTACATGTTATGACAGTTTTGGCAACAGTGAAAATGAGATTGTTCAAGAGATTGAAAAGGTACTTCCTGATACGAAAATGTGTGAATCTTTGAACAATATAGAAGAGTCACAGCTGCTTGATGATTTGGCATGGACCTATTTTCACCACTCTATTTTGGAACATGCCAATTTGAGTTATCTTATCCGTGGGACAAGCCGAGGGGTTTTACAAGAACATGCAAGACACCGTATACAGGCAATCAGTGTAAGAAGTACACGCTATACTATGAGTTCTTTGATTAATGCTTTTGTTGCTGCAAAACACTCAGGAGAGAGAGAATTTTTTATAGAAAAGGTTTTGGGTTTTGATATGTTTGTCACTGCCGATGAAGCCTATAACAGACTTGAAATCAGCGCAATGTATGAGAAACTTGATTTTCAGTCAAAAAAAGTAGATAATTTTTACGAACTTGCTGTTGCAAAAAGTTCTCTTCCTCTTTTGAAAGAATTTCAAGGCAAGCCTCAAAAACTTTATGATGCTTTGCAGACCGGAAAAAAGAAGAGAAATGTAGGTGATGCTTTTAAACACATCATTACAGATAATGTCAAAGTTGACATGGTAGTGACATTTAATCTCAGAAGTTTGAAAAACTATCTTACATTGCGCGACAGCGGTGCTGCCTATTTTCAAATACGCTGGCTGGCTCAGGAGATGATGAAAGTCACTCCAAAAAAATATCTTGATTTGATTATCAAGAAAAAATAG
- a CDS encoding PhnA domain-containing protein, translated as MPRSEVCELCASSEDVTLLELPVSDGSEEQSVYVCRTCKEQIENDELDETHFNCLNDAMWSEVPAVKILSYILWNRLGRGDMTDMMYLEEEEKKLADAAINAEANKVVFRDANGVELKAGDSIVILKDLDVKGAGFTAKRGTTVTRIALPHDMDDHVEGRVNGTKIYLKTEFIKKA; from the coding sequence ATGCCAAGAAGTGAAGTATGTGAATTATGTGCCAGCAGTGAAGATGTGACTCTTTTAGAACTGCCTGTAAGTGATGGCAGTGAAGAACAAAGTGTGTATGTTTGCCGTACATGTAAAGAGCAGATAGAAAATGATGAGCTTGATGAAACTCATTTTAACTGTCTCAATGATGCTATGTGGAGTGAAGTGCCGGCTGTAAAAATACTTTCGTATATATTATGGAACAGGCTTGGTCGCGGGGATATGACAGATATGATGTATCTTGAAGAAGAAGAGAAAAAACTTGCAGATGCAGCTATCAATGCAGAAGCAAACAAAGTAGTTTTTCGAGATGCAAACGGCGTTGAACTCAAGGCGGGTGATTCCATCGTTATATTAAAAGATTTAGATGTCAAGGGTGCCGGATTTACTGCAAAACGCGGAACAACTGTGACAAGAATTGCATTGCCGCATGATATGGATGACCATGTTGAAGGTCGCGTCAACGGAACAAAGATTTATCTGAAAACCGAATTTATTAAAAAAGCATAA
- a CDS encoding carbon-nitrogen hydrolase family protein, producing MLDYTLCSLLFETTQSYENNLQTLLALITQTEKNTIIVAPEVCLTSYDYERMDAMLAFAPRATEALKKVSHNKIIVLTMLEEKEGKVYNFAKVFYNGEVVFQRAKAKLFKFGDEDKYMHAGSEKDFKIVEVAGIKLAVFVCFELRFKELWCKSEGADVIAVPSWWGALRREHFKILTQSLALINQCYVVASDSANEECTAMSGIITPQGEAFRNISKPCLKMQYKKKEIRVMRRYMDVGIE from the coding sequence ATGTTAGACTACACCCTTTGTTCTCTCTTGTTTGAAACGACACAGAGTTATGAAAATAATTTACAGACACTTTTGGCACTCATTACACAAACAGAAAAAAATACCATTATAGTTGCACCTGAAGTGTGTTTGACTTCTTATGATTATGAGCGTATGGATGCAATGCTTGCCTTTGCGCCACGAGCCACTGAGGCACTGAAAAAAGTTTCTCATAACAAAATTATTGTTTTGACAATGTTGGAAGAAAAAGAGGGGAAAGTCTATAACTTTGCCAAAGTTTTTTATAACGGAGAAGTGGTCTTTCAAAGAGCAAAAGCCAAACTTTTTAAATTTGGCGATGAAGACAAATACATGCATGCAGGCAGTGAAAAAGATTTTAAAATAGTGGAAGTTGCCGGCATTAAGTTAGCCGTGTTTGTTTGTTTTGAACTGCGTTTTAAAGAGCTGTGGTGCAAGAGCGAAGGTGCAGATGTGATTGCTGTGCCTTCTTGGTGGGGTGCTTTGCGACGCGAACATTTCAAAATCCTCACGCAGTCACTTGCTCTTATAAATCAGTGTTATGTTGTGGCAAGTGACAGTGCAAACGAAGAGTGCACGGCAATGAGTGGTATTATCACCCCGCAGGGTGAAGCGTTTAGAAACATAAGCAAGCCTTGTTTGAAAATGCAATACAAGAAAAAAGAGATAAGAGTGATGAGAAGATATATGGATGTGGGGATAGAATAA